Proteins found in one Quercus robur chromosome 2, dhQueRobu3.1, whole genome shotgun sequence genomic segment:
- the LOC126713684 gene encoding acid phosphatase 1-like isoform X2, with amino-acid sequence MSMVSLLPILLLYLIYTTGEVVSDHRKIRIDDDVYCESWRFSVETNDAGYWSTIPARCVQFVQDYMTGDGYRYDSEIVAENSVRFAKTVEISDSGSDGWVFDIDETLLSNLPYYQLYGFGSEPFDEESFDSWVDLAEAPALPASLSLYKELKQLGFKIFLLTGRSEYQRNVTEKNLLYAGFTNWERLILRGPSDQGKPAIIYKSEKRSDLQHEGYRIHGSSGDQWSDLLGFAVAGRSFKLPNPMYYIS; translated from the exons ATGTCAATGGTCTCCCTCCTCCCTATCCTCCTCCTCTACCTGATTTACACCACCGGAGAAGTCGTCTCCGACCACCGCAAGATCCGCATAGACGACGATGTATACTGCGAAAGCTGGAGGTTCTCCGTCGAGACAAATGACGCCGGTTACTGGTCGACCATTCCGGCGAGGTGCGTGCAATTCGTGCAGGACTACATGACCGGAGACGGGTACCGGTACGACTCGGAGATCGTGGCGGAGAACTCGGTGAGGTTTGCGAAGACCGTTGAGATTTCCGATAGCGGAAGCGACGGGTGGGTTTTCGATATCGATGAGACTTTGCTCTCCAACTTGCCCTACTACCAGCTCTACGGCTTCGG ATCAGAGCCTTTTGACGAGGAATCTTTCGATTCTTGGGTGGATTTGGCTGAGGCCCCCGCATTACCTGCAAGTTTGAGTTTATACAAAGAGCTCAAACAGCTGGGTTTTAAGATATTTCTGTTAACTGGGAGGAGTGAATATCAAAGGAATGTCACAGAGAAAAATCTTCTATATGCAGGGTTCACCAATTGGGAGAGGCTAATCTTGAG GGGGCCTTCGGATCAGGGGAAACCTGCAATCATCTATAAATCTGAAAAGAGATCAGACTTGCAGCATGAAGGTTATAGGATTCATGGAAGTTCTGGTGACCAGTGGAGTGACTTGTTGGGCTTTGCAGTGGCTGGACGATCCTTTAAACTCCCAAATCCAATGTATTATATCTCTTAA
- the LOC126713683 gene encoding leucine-rich repeat extensin-like protein 4, with product MKMEKSWLLAVLLLLHLHTISTVAAFSMGGSVGVGIGIGNVGGGDGGGGGGGGGGGGGGVWIGGGINNPTPTPTPTGSGSSVPKLSRAYAALQAWKSAITDDPFKILDTWVGTDVCSYKGVFCSDSQEEMNETPGPVVAGIDLNHANLQGTLVKEVSLLTDMSLLHLNSNRFSGTLPDTFKDLSSLQELDLSNNLFSGPFPIVTIYIPNLIYLDLRFNKFSGPLPEDLFNKKLDAIFVNNNQFEGQLPPNLGNSPASVINLANNKFRGNIPTSFGFMGSKLKEILFLNNQLTGCIPEGVGLFTDMQVLDVSSNSLMGHLPDTISCLEDIEVLNLAHNKLSGVLPDLVCSLRSLLNLTVSYNFFSGFSQECSKLFFRNVGFDFSANCIPGRNLQRPQPECSVIPGGGLNCLRIPAAQPLVCGSLGVASDTNTTSSPP from the coding sequence ATGAAAATGGAGAAAAGCTGGCTTCTGGCTGTTCTCCTCCTCCTTCACTTGCATACAATTTCAACAGTAGCTGCTTTTTCTATGGGTGGAAGTGTTGGTGTTGGTATTGGTATTGGCAATGtaggtggtggtgatggtggtggtggaggcggtggaggtggaggtggaggtggaggtgttTGGATTGGTGGTGGGATCAACAATCCAACTCCAACTCCAACTCCAACTGGTTCTGGTTCTTCAGTTCCAAAGCTCAGCAGAGCTTACGCTGCTCTCCAGGCATGGAAATCTGCAATTACAGATGATCCATTTAAGATTTTAGACACTTGGGTTGGTACTGATGTGTGTTCTTACAAAGGAGTGTTTTGTTCAGATTCTCAAGAAGAGATGAATGAAACACCTGGCCCAGTTGTTGCAGGTATAGATCTCAATCATGCAAATCTTCAAGGCACTCTTGTGAAGGAAGTATCTTTACTAACTGATATGTCACTACTTCACCTCAACAGCAACAGGTTTTCAGGCACACTTCCTGACACTTTCAAAGATCTTTCTTCACTCCAAGAGTTAGACCTTAGTAACAACCTCTTCTCAGGTCCTTTCCCTATAGTTACTATATACATTCCAAACCTCATTTACTTGGACCTCAGATTCAACAAATTCTCAGGTCCACTTCCTGAAGATCTCTTCAATAAGAAACTTGATGCAATCTTTGTCAATAACAACCAGTTTGAAGGCCAACTTCCCCCAAACTTGGGGAACTCTCCAGCTTCTGTGATAAATTTAGCTAATAACAAGTTTAGGGGAAACATCCCAACTAGTTTTGGCTTCATGGGTTCTAAACTCAAGGAAATATTGTTTCTGAATAACCAATTAACAGGGTGCATTCCTGAGGGAGTTGGGCTCTTCACAGATATGCAAGTCTTGGATGTGAGCTCCAATTCATTGATGGGTCATCTGCCAGACACCATTTCTTGCCTGGAAGATATTGAGGTTCTCAATTTGGCACACAACAAACTGTCTGGGGTTCTGCCAGACCTGGTTTGTTCTCTGAGAAGCCTGTTGAATCTGACTGTTTCATACAATTTCTTTTCTGGGTTCAGCCAAGAATGCTCTAAGCTGTTCTTCAGGAATGTGGGCTTTGACTTCTCAGCAAATTGCATTCCTGGGAGGAACTTACAGAGACCTCAGCCAGAATGTTCTGTGATTCCAGGAGGTGGGTTGAATTGTCTGAGAATCCCAGCTGCACAGCCTCTTGTTTGTGGGTCACTGGGTGTAGCTTCAGACACTAATACAACCTCCTCGCCTCCATGA
- the LOC126713686 gene encoding uncharacterized protein LOC126713686: MDPCAFVRLMVESLALKLPQATKPAGTGVHPSTTPCFCNCKLRIKNFPSQTQTALVPLCSTTPAGDSPPDSDASAGFNLDPTALRRGKAITLRVSVYTGRMGRTCGVSSGKLLGRVNISVDLEGAQARPIVFQNGWMKLGNNSARIHILLRSEPDPRFVFHFGGEPECSPVVFQIQHNIRQPVFSCKFSADRNSRSRSLPSDFTNTTNRGWMRTFSGDKERSGRERKGWMIMIYDLSGSPVAAASMITPFVPSPGTDRVSRSNPGAWLILRPNGFSVSSWKPWGRLEAWRERGPIDGLGYKFELVTDNGPTSSIPIAEATMSSKKGGQFCIDSRLLRDSALSSRSPVKGFVMGSTVEGEGKVSKPVVQVGMQHVTCMADAALFIALSAAIDLSMDACRMFSHKLRKELCHDDQDSSF; encoded by the exons ATGGATCCGTGTGCGTTCGTTCGGTTAATGGTGGAATCACTGGCTCTAAAGCTACCACAAGCAACGAAACCAGCAGGTACAGGTGTACACCCATCAACCACACCCTGTTTCTGCAACTGCAAGCTTCGGATAAAGAACTTTCCTTCCCAAACCCAAACTGCCCTCGTTCCACTCTGCTCTACCACACCTGCAGGAGACTCCCCGCCTGACTCAGACGCTTCCGCCGGGTTTAACCTAGACCCCACCGCTCTCCGCCGAGGGAAGGCCATCACTCTCCGTGTGTCGGTCTACACGGGCAGAATGGGGCGTACCTGCGGTGTCTCCAGTGGAAAGTTATTGGGCCGGGTCAACATCAGTGTAGACTTGGAGGGAGCTCAGGCCCGGCCCATAGTGTTCCAGAATGGTTGGATGAAGCTGGGGAATAACTCGGCTAGGATACATATACTGCTCCGCTCAGAACCGGATCCCCGCTTCGTTTTCCACTTCGGCGGTGAACCTGAGTGTAGCCCTGTTGTTTTCCAGATTCAACACAATATTAGGCAACCGGTTTTCAGCTGCAAGTTTAGTGCGGACCGGAACTCCAGATCCAG GTCTCTCCCATCAGATTTTACCAACACTACTAATAGAGGATGGATGAGAACCTTTTCTGGAGACAAGGAACGATCAGGAAGGGAAAGAAAAGGGTGGATGATAATGATATACGATCTCTCTGGTTCACCTGTGGCTGCTGCTTCCATGATCACTCCATTTGTACCTTCACCAGGCACTGATCGCGTGTCTCGATCAAATCCGGGTGCTTGGCTTATTCTCCGCCCTAATGGGTTCTCCGTTAGCAGTTGGAAGCCATGGGGACGTCTCGAGGCATGGCGAGAGAGAGGCCCTATTGATGGCCTAGGCTACAAATTTGAGCTTGTTACTGACAATGGCCCAACTAGTAGCATTCCCATTGCTGAAGCTACAATGAGTAGCAAAAAGGGTGGCCAATTTTGCATTGATAGTAGGCTACTTAGAGATTCTGCATTGAGTTCAAGGTCACCTGTTAAAGGGTTTGTGATGGGTTCAACTGTGGAAGGTGAAGGAAAAGTTAGCAAGCCTGTTGTACAAGTAGGGATGCAGCATGTAACTTGTATGGCTGATGCTGCCTTATTCATAGCACTTTCAGCTGCCATTGATCTTAGCATGGACGCTTGCCGAATGTTCTCACATAAACTCAGGAAGGAACTTTGCCATGATGACCAAGATTCCTCTTTCTAA
- the LOC126713684 gene encoding acid phosphatase 1-like isoform X1, translating to MSMVSLLPILLLYLIYTTGEVVSDHRKIRIDDDVYCESWRFSVETNDAGYWSTIPARCVQFVQDYMTGDGYRYDSEIVAENSVRFAKTVEISDSGSDGWVFDIDETLLSNLPYYQLYGFGFLCRSEPFDEESFDSWVDLAEAPALPASLSLYKELKQLGFKIFLLTGRSEYQRNVTEKNLLYAGFTNWERLILRGPSDQGKPAIIYKSEKRSDLQHEGYRIHGSSGDQWSDLLGFAVAGRSFKLPNPMYYIS from the exons ATGTCAATGGTCTCCCTCCTCCCTATCCTCCTCCTCTACCTGATTTACACCACCGGAGAAGTCGTCTCCGACCACCGCAAGATCCGCATAGACGACGATGTATACTGCGAAAGCTGGAGGTTCTCCGTCGAGACAAATGACGCCGGTTACTGGTCGACCATTCCGGCGAGGTGCGTGCAATTCGTGCAGGACTACATGACCGGAGACGGGTACCGGTACGACTCGGAGATCGTGGCGGAGAACTCGGTGAGGTTTGCGAAGACCGTTGAGATTTCCGATAGCGGAAGCGACGGGTGGGTTTTCGATATCGATGAGACTTTGCTCTCCAACTTGCCCTACTACCAGCTCTACGGCTTCGG TTTTCTGTGTAGATCAGAGCCTTTTGACGAGGAATCTTTCGATTCTTGGGTGGATTTGGCTGAGGCCCCCGCATTACCTGCAAGTTTGAGTTTATACAAAGAGCTCAAACAGCTGGGTTTTAAGATATTTCTGTTAACTGGGAGGAGTGAATATCAAAGGAATGTCACAGAGAAAAATCTTCTATATGCAGGGTTCACCAATTGGGAGAGGCTAATCTTGAG GGGGCCTTCGGATCAGGGGAAACCTGCAATCATCTATAAATCTGAAAAGAGATCAGACTTGCAGCATGAAGGTTATAGGATTCATGGAAGTTCTGGTGACCAGTGGAGTGACTTGTTGGGCTTTGCAGTGGCTGGACGATCCTTTAAACTCCCAAATCCAATGTATTATATCTCTTAA